From the genome of Primulina eburnea isolate SZY01 chromosome 12, ASM2296580v1, whole genome shotgun sequence, one region includes:
- the LOC140807254 gene encoding pathogen-related protein-like yields the protein MANVGGDKYRSYLTPEELKTTKWQAGPPNYDVVNKLFEEGRTNIWPVGSLEEKIQNLVKTWEMELVHKADPNEYKTLDPQKFVVGINGKKYFTLQDIVKVGGSYNMFLHTSLPPSLRFYDPDKETYDSSQTTFKAVFPRGFALEILQVYSGPPVVCYKFRHWGYMEGPFKGYEPTGELVEFFGTAVFELDENSKVVKVEFFCDRGELLSALMKGKTSDGSASQAPSASGCPFMA from the exons ATGGCAAACGTTGGAGGAGACAAATACAGATCCTACTTGACTCCAGAGGAACTGAAAACGACAAAATGGCAAGCAGGTCCTCCTAACTACGATGTCGTTAACAAGCTCTTCGAAGAGGGCAGAACTAAT ATATGGCCCGTGGGATCACTCGAGGAGAAGATTCAAAATTTGGTGAAGACATGGGAAATGGAACTGGTGCACAAGGCCGATCCCAATGAATACAAAACGCTCGACCCTCAGAAATTCGTTGTCGGCATCAACG GCAAAAAGTATTTTACGCTCCAAGATATTGTCAAGGTTGGAGGAAGTTACAATATGTTCTTACACACCTCTTTGCCACCATCGTTGAGGTTTTACGACCCGGATAAAGAGACGTATGATTCGTCCCAGACGACATTCAAGGCCGTGTTTCCTCGTGGATTCGCTCTTGAGATACTTCAAGTTTATTCGGGACCTCCGGTGGTATGCTACAAGTTCAGGCACTGGGGTTACATGGAGGGTCCTTTCAAAGGGTATGAACCTACTGGCGAATTGGTTGAGTTCTTTGGAACTGCGGTTTTTGAG TTGGATGAAAACTCCAAGGTTGTGAAGGTTGAGTTCTTCTGTGACCGTGGAGAATTACTGTCAGCTCTAATGAAGGGCAAGACATCTGATGGATCAGCAAGCCAAGCTCCCTCTGCCTCCGGCTGCCCCTTTATGGCTTGA